A genomic stretch from Anabrus simplex isolate iqAnaSimp1 chromosome 2, ASM4041472v1, whole genome shotgun sequence includes:
- the LOC136863053 gene encoding E3 ubiquitin-protein ligase RNF220 isoform X3, which translates to MENSAYVPNPLPVPPPALVVFSQAGGLPEALRMQRPFNPQAPEAKDLHVPFSAAGFGLRHMDSYAGLPAHLLHHLQPQFLHPALDPRIPFGSGAFRPLGAASTPEVKGFPSAFAPPSKCLKIETSNSNHHDTSPNQSNHLSTLFSPGVAAEERAYLNGQSQQRADSSSPASVSISPPLLPPIVKEESSDAPMSEDREGTATPGSEGTERSTPEEGRGFRH; encoded by the exons ATGGAAAATTCTGCTTACGTTCCCAATCCACTACCTGTACCACCTCCAGCTCTGGTAGTTTTTTCTCAGGCAGGAGGGCTGCCTGAGGCTCTTAGAATGCAGAGACCCTTTAACCCACAG GCACCAGAAGCTAAGGATTTACACGTTCCTTTCTCTGCGGCTGGCTTTGGTCTTCGTCATATGGACAGTTACGCTGGACTGCCAGCACATCTATTGCACCACCTTCAGCCTCAGTTTCTTCATCCTGCACTTGATCCCAGAATCCCATTTGGTTCTGGAGCTTTTCGGCCTCTTGGTGCAGCTTCAACTCCTGAGGTCAAAGGTTTTCCGTCTGCTTTTGCCCCACCATCTAAATGTCTTAAGATTGAAACTAGCAATAGCAACCATCACGACACGTCACCAAATCAGAGCAATCATTTATCCACATTGTTTTCTCCTGGAGTGGCCGCTGAAGAGCGAGCATATCTGAACGGCCAGTCACAACAACGTGCAGATTCAAGTTCACCTGCTAGTGTCTCCATTTCACCTCCTCTTCTTCCCCCTATAGTCAAGGAGGAGAGTTCTGACGCACCCATGTCGGAAGATCGTGAAGGTACAGCAACGCCGGGGTCGGAAGGCACTGAGAGGTCCACACCAGAGGAGGGACGAGGATTCAGAC